The proteins below come from a single Zea mays cultivar B73 chromosome 8, Zm-B73-REFERENCE-NAM-5.0, whole genome shotgun sequence genomic window:
- the LOC100285714 gene encoding Light-harvesting complex-like protein OHP2, chloroplastic: MSLAPSIPSIKVKVGPVSVAPPHRACRSFAVVRSSKAEGPIRRPAAPPLSPPPKTPALSTPPTLSQPPKPAAPPTSSESTPPSPQPKAAVATAPAAALQRPLAGAVTLEYQRKVAKDLQDYFKKKKLDEADQGPFFGFVPKNEISNGRWAMFGFAVGMLTEYATGSDFVQQLKILLSNFGIVDLD, translated from the exons ATGTCTCTGGCCCCGTCCATCCCTTCCATCAAGGTGAAGGTGGGGCCCGTCTCGGTGGCGCCCCCGCACCGCGCATGCCGATCCTTCGCGGTGGTCAGGAGCTCCAAGGCGGAGGGCCCCATCCGGAGACCCGCGGCGCCCCCGCTGTCGCCACCGCCAAAGACGCCGGCTTTGTCCACTCCTCCCACCCTGTCGCAGCCTCCCAAGCCCGCTGCTCCACCCACGTCGTCGGAGTCGACACCACCGTCTCCTCAGCCGAAGGCGGCTGTGGCCACAGCCCCCGCGGCAGCGCTGCAGAGGCCGCTGGCTGGGGCTGTGACGCTGGAGTACCAGAGGAAGGTGGCCAAGGACCTGCAAgactacttcaagaagaagaagctgGACGAGGCCGACCAGGGCCCATTCTTTGGGTTCGTGCCCAAGAATGAGATTTCCAACGGAAG GTGGGCCATGTTTGGGTTTGCAGTAGGGATGCTAACAGAGTACGCAACAGGCTCTGATTTTGTTCAGCAATTGAAGATCCTTCTTTCCAATTTCGGAATTGTGGACTTGGATTAA